TTTGTAAAAGGCATAGAAATGTATGAACTCACTATTATAAATCTATCTGTATTATAACGTCTACTAAATTACttactaaataaataattactaAACAAATGTAGTATCATAAACCAAGAATAAATCTTCAATACAGAGAGTAAAAGGTTTTTCGAAATatctataaaaaatgtatatacttaGCACCAGTGATATCACACATTTACGTGTctatgtacatttttttattgattttatgtCAATTATACAGGCTGTCTTGTTGAGATGAATCTCAACCTGTTCTGACCAAGATCACAGCAGGGATGGGGTGACTTTCAGTGAGACCGCCCACCGCCTGGTtgttcatttttcaaataaacttaGTATGCATCAATGCATCTTTTCTAAAACCTGGGtgaaatggtcaatgtaaataGCATTCAGTACGGCAACCTTGCCAGCAGGCAAACATTAGATCTTATATGGCTTCTTGAAAGGTCGTTATGAGTGGAGACCGGTGTTAGCCACCTGGCTAAAGCTAATGCCAAAAAATATGTAGTTTGCTATGTAGACGTAGTATACTCACATCATTACTGTCTAGGAAGAGTTATGATGCACTGGACAGAGTGTGAATGATTTACCTAATCTGAATGATTAACCTAATCTGAATGATTAACCTAATCTGAATGATTTACCTAATCTGAATAATTAAATTAGAATCCTCAGGACAACTTCCATACAGAAGGTGATCTATTCAGAATTGAGGTGGATGATAGCGGCCCTGTATACACAGttccctccagaattattgtcaAAATACGAACAAAAAAGGGTGTGAAAAAAAAATGGCCATTGTTGTTattcagcttgatcttacactccaAAAATCATGAAAGTTATTGGCACCTGTAGGgaaaattacaaacaaaatctaatgtatatttaaattttcatcTGAGTCTTTGGGAACTCTtaagtggtcatccatgacatcCTGTTTCACAGAGGTATACATGTGTGgtgacaaataaacaacaattaaaaatTTTCACagccttttatgtttgtatttgcCTAATGTCCCAATAATTGTCCAGGGCACTGCATATCCTGTAGATAATAAATGTTTACTCGTTGGCATATAGACCTCTCTCATTCTTCTGTGGTTTTTCCACAGCTATATCATCCCAGTAGTCAAACATGAAGTGACAAACTTTGGCAAGACTTATACTTTTGTGTAAGCAAGATTATCGTGTGTGTAACTTCTGATGTCTTTTCAAGGCTGAAGCAAAACCAAATCGCTTGTCACACTTGGGGCAGgcataaggtttctctccagtgtgcacTTTTTGGTGATCTCGGAGGTGTATTTTTTGACGAAACTGCTTCTCACACAAAGAGCAGGTGTAtggcttttctcctgtgtgtattCTCATATGTATTAGCAGTGCCGAAAGCTTTTGGCAATCTCTTCCGCACACTGAACAGCAGAAGGTGCTCTTAGCTGTGAGAATGTCCTGCCGTTGTCCACATTCTCCTGATGTGGAGGGACTCTCTATATGGTCAGAGCAGTGGTCTTTTCTCTCTGCTTTGGGAAAGAGGTAGTATGGattaaaagtaattcaaatCCCTGAAAGGTTATGACATTGCTGGTTATCATGCTTCCAACTGTTAAAGAGGTACTGTGTGGGCTGAACCACTAATTTGAACGATTCTTAACAGTATTTTTGGTGTTGAGATATAAAAGCAAATTGAAGGTAAACATTGTCATAGGACTGCACGGCTGCTTGTATTATTACATGGGACTAAATGGATAGCATTATGTAATGGAACCAGCTTTTTACCACATGCAACTATACCTGATTAGCTAATGTTTACACTTATACTTCAGGATGTTCTACGGTTTGCAGTCATGGCCCCTGACTAATTAGCAATGTTAGTTCCAAAATTGAAGCTTAAGTTtgtaaacataaaacatttgtatacaaaaaaataacccCCTTCTAACTCACCAATAGCAGGACCTTCCTCTTCCCCTTTGACTTTAATATCCAGTACTAGACTGAGACCAGACTCCCCAAAAGAAACCTGCTGTAGTGATTCCTGGCCAGCAGCTTTACTCACTCCTGTATGCATCCTCTGATGTTGGTTGCGATATGATGATGACGaaaaacactttccacacacagagcaactgaatggtttctctccagtatgaaCTTTCTGGTGTTTGTTCAGGGCTCCCTTCTCAGCAAATTGCTTCCCGCACACAGTGCAGGAGtgaggtttctctcctgtgtgttttAGGAGGTGACTACTCAACGATTGTGCTCTGGCAAAACTCTCCCCGCACAAAGAGCAGGAGTGaggtttctcccctgtgtgtgtccgAAGGTGACTCTTCAAGTTTTGCACTCTGGCAAAGCTTTTTCCGCACACAGAGCAGGAGtgaggtttctctcctgtgtgtgtccgAAGGTGACTCCTTAGGTTTTGTGCTCTGGCAAAACTCTTTCCACAGACAGAGCAGGAGTGAGGTTTCTCTACACTGTGAGTTCGAAAATGACTACTCAATGTTTCTGCTTTGGCAAAACCCCTCTCACAAACAGAGCAGGAATAGGGTTTCTTTTCTGAGTGTGTAAGCAGATGTTGGCTTAAAACATTAGCAAAATTAAAACTTTTTCCACAGATGTGGCAGGAGTAAGACTTCTCTCCTGCATGATTTTTCTGATGTTTCTTCAAGGCATCCTTTTCACAGAACTGCttcccacacacagaacaggaGTGAGGGCTCTCTTCTATGCGTAACCACTTGTGTCTCcaatatatcatatattttgaGAAAGTCATTCCACACAGTGAGAAGGAGTAAGGCTTTCGTCTGGTGCATAATTGTTCATGATCTCTGAAGTTTAGTTTTGTGTGAAACCGCTTATGCCTCCAGTATGCCATATATTTTAAGAAAGTCGTTCCACACAGTGAACAAGAGTAACGCTTTTGTCCAGTTTTGGTTTGCTTATGATTGCTCAGGTTTTGCGTGGTAAAATGCTTCCCAGACAGAGGGCAGGAGTAAGGTTTCTTTCCAGTGTGTGATAGCGAGTGTCTTTTCAAGACTgatacaaaagaaaaacatttcccGCTGTCTGCGCAGGGGTACAGCTTTCCTCCAGTGTGTCTTCTCTGGTGTTTGATTAAGTTTCCCTTCACACTAAATTGCTTTCCGCATAGCATGCAGAGGTAGGGTTTCTCGACAGTGTGGTTCTCCTGATGCTGTTCAAGTTCTCCTGATGTAGGGGGACTGGCTTCATTATTAGAGCAGTGGTCCACTCTCTCTGCTGatgaaaaatatacacattatatatacacattatatatatacacacacattatatatatatatatatatatatatatatatatatatgcaatatatacaTGCATTTTAAACAGATATACACAGATCCCAAGCATTggcaaaagtgaatgcaaaaagaacacaaaaaatttttcatattttggcTTCAAATGTAAGTGGGAGCtgcacattttcattaaaaccaAAACAGACATCAAAATCAACAAAGATATTTTTTACAATGGCCTTCTTAGTCTTAAATCCAAATGAAAACGTGGTCTTAATCGACGAGGGCCATCAACAAGCACAAATCTAAGACTATACAGGACATAGAAATGAGCTACATGGGGGAGTGGACCAAGACCCATCAAAAAGTGTGCAACAACCTTTTCATACTTCACAAGAAGAAGCTCAGTGCTTTTATGGGAGGCTTTACGAAAGGGGAGCCAATACTTTTGAAACCTTTTCAGAAATTATGTTTGAGAAATTGATGCGTTGAAATGAAAGTATGCCGCACTAATTTATGTTTGCTCTACCAGATAATGTGGCCTGGAATATACACAGTATCTTCAAGTACATTGATCAGTATGTTAATTCGTTATAATAAAAAAACCATGAATAAATCAAACGGATGCATTAACTCACCAAAAGCAGGGTCTTCCTGCTCTTCTTTCACTCTGACTTCTGGTACTGGACTGAGACCGGACTCCTCTTCAGCTACAGACACCTGATGTTGTGATCCCAGTTCCACAGATTGAGCCTTTCCTTCGTGTGTTCTCTGATGTTCAATGAGATATGACGAAGAAAGAAAACTGTTCCCACACAAGGAGCAACTGAATCGCTTCTCTCCAGAGTGTAATTTCTGGTGTCCATTCAGGTCTCCCTTCTCACGGAACAGCATCCCACATAGCGAGCAAGAGTGAagtttctctcctgtatgtatcCAAATATGCCTATTTAAGGTTTTCACTTGGGTAAAACACTTTTTACATACAGAACAACTGAAGGGTCTAGTATGCCCTTTCTGATGTCTATTCCTGTCCCCAATTAGACGGAATTGCTTCCCACATGTAGAGCAGGAGtgaggtttctctccagtgtgtatccGGAGGTGACTATTCAGGGTTGCTGCTTCTGTAAATCTCTTCCCACACACAGAGCAACAAAacggcttctctcctgtgtgttcTTTCTGGTGTCTTTGCAGGTTCTTCTTCTCACTAAAGTGCTTACTACACACAGAGCACtggtaaggcttctctcctgtgtgtgttctgaggtGTCTTTTTAGTTTGGATGGGTAGGCAAATGCTTTtccacacactgaacacatcgGGGGCACCTtttcagattgtgtgtgtgtcctcataGGTCTACTGCCATTAGATGGGTGAGCCTTGCTCCTTCCAACCCAAGGCTGCTTAGAGTGTTGATTCTCCCGGTATTCAGGTTCTGTCAATGCCTCACCACTACTGCTGAAGTCCGGACTCTCCCCTGTTACAAAGTAATTAAAAGTTATGCAATTAAATTACTGTCAatgtcatacatttattttatggatGCATATTGGCTAAACACACATATTCTTACAAAACCACAATTACAAATCTGCTTATTATGAGAGTCACTCTGTTTTGAcagacaaaatgttttcttgtgaAAATCTTTAAAGGAGTAAAATCGAGGTGGACCTTTTatctttaaattgtatttagatttttatgtATTCAGGCTCAGAACGAAACTGAGCCACTTTTGTACATTTGGCTTATTACTTATTAACCATGTTTATAGaactaaaacaaaatatttcagttaggtatgtttgtttgattttattcCATGGATTTCTGACATGGATTTCAAAATGGGAGCGGTAATGTTTTTATGTACACTCTGGAGATTACTGGCCAACTAGTCTTTATGGTTGCAAAGCAATGGTAGCTTACGATGATTTCTCATTAAAAGTTGGGCATCACTATGCATTCTCTATATTGTGGTTTACTAACAACCAAGAAAACACTAATTTCTGTCCTTTCGAGAAATTCACCattttgttagcagatctcccTGAAGTAACTTTATTTCTGCTCAAGCAGCAGAAGTCAGGCAGACTTTTTTTTACCCTACCTCTGCATGCTAAGTACACCTTCAGCTGGTTGgtgggctggctggctggctaccTTACGTAAAACGTTGGATAATGATCACTGTGGAAAAGGTTAACTAATTCAGGCCTGAATTAGTTATCCAAAGGTAGAAACTCAGCCAGCCAAAGGTAGAAACTCTCTCTTTTTGAGGTATTTATCAGTTTGTTTAAGGATTTATAGGACAATCAATTAGGAAAATTGAGCATGTAATTGAGGTGTTCCCTACCTCCGCAGTTTCTGTAGTCAACATGCATCTTGATTAGTTGTCAGCTAGCATAACTAACGAATGTTTTGATATTGTTGATATTAATAGCCTACGTTACGAGAAGTGGAAAAAGCATGCTCCTAATGAGCTCAGTTTCCAGACGGCCTGCCGACTCCCCTTTCTGTTTCTGACTTATTAATGAACTGTCTTTCATTACTGTTTGAATAATAGGTTTTGGAAACATTTCTACGATCTCGGTTTGGAAAACTCCTCAAACTAGCCGGTTTCTTCAAAACGTTATGGTTTACCAGAaacagtggtggtggtagtggtggtgggggggcacTTTGTTATTGTGTGATTGCTGACTGTTCCATACCAGTATCATCCACATCTTCAGGCTCCTCTTTGACCATGATATTAAATCTGGGTATTTCACTGCAGTTGTTCAGGCCACTATAATTACAGTCAGAAACCAGTGACTTTGGGTGATTGGAATCAGTGAAGCAGGAAAGAGGCGGGTTGGGTGGGTCAGCAGAATCCTAAAATAAAGATTGAGAAGTTATCAATAGCTTTCTATCACCCAGGTAAAACCAACCAGACGGTTTTAGCATTAGCTAGCATTAGCTAGTCATTTTCACATGACTGCCCCCTGCTGTATGTTATACCTAACTAGCTAGCGTAAATCATTGTCAGTTTAGACAGAAAACATTCTGAATGGGTTGGCGTAAGCTAACATTAACTCACCTCATTCATCGTGAATTCTTCAAAAATAGATTATTCAGAACGATGATGCACCTCGGCTAGCTATTTCTAACTAGGCTAAGCAACCAAGCTTTCCTACCCCCGACAGCAAACGATGTGGTCTTTGAGCCAATAGTTGATTGTTCGAGTTAGGCAACATGAAACTCTACTTTAAACTATATCaaattatattgaaataaaacatatctaaaaccatttaaaaatgtgcattGTTTGAAACACCTCGAAAGTACTTCCGGGTCATGATATTTCAGAATAACAGTTTACCAAATAAAACTTAAATGAGTGTCAGTCCCGGCAACTATATTAATGAATAtaagaagaaaatatttaacaatacaaaatattaacaatacAATTTAAGATTAAAAACAATTtggttttcaaaaatgttcctAGGTTAAATAAATGCTCCCCATCGCAATCAATGAAATACAGTCAATTGAATAAACTAAATAAAGCCTCTTACAATCTATCATATAGAGTGTGTTTAGGAGTACACAGTTTGGTGTCCCCTAATCAAATATGTTGACATATGAAGCGAGAACATGTGGCAAGAACTGTTTGCAAGATTTCTTTACACTTCCCTCTCTATTGCCCCTGAAAACCTATATGAAATAGGCATGACAGAAATACATATAAAACCTGACTTAGCTAAAGAGAAGTGCGGGCTCCTAACTAAATATGTGATCATGTTTCACCACATCCAATTTTACAGCCTCATTTTCATTACCATCACCTATAAATGGTAAAACCATCCTATTTCTAAACAGGTAGCACTTGAGTTGCTCCTggattttataaaaaaatttaaccaAAATGATATAACTTATTTTCACTTATCTTGCAATAAATAGCGGTTCTGAATTTGTAACATCTTTTGGGGTGAGATGGCCAATCTTAGTTGTAGCCAGCCAGGACTTCTTACTGTTTTTTACTTTCAGTCCGCTGTTGAGCCTGTGTGCTGCAATCAATGAAAAATGCTAAGATCGAAGCCACTGCCAATGTGCCATTTCCTCATAATCAGCAGACGGCTGACTAAGGCTGAATGCAACTCTGCTTCAGTTGACAAACAGGAGGAAAGTGTATCTGGCCTGGAGAGAAGCTACCAGAGGGAGGCGGCTAAAGCTGTGATCCGTAGGGCCAGATGCCGTACTCGTTGAATAACTGGCACATCTTGGTCATGGTAGGACCCCAAGGCCTTAATGTCCAGTTTCCACATGGATCTACTGGCCAGTCAGTTTGGACTGGACCCACAGAGGACATCCCTTTATTGGTGGCTTCCATTGGAAACTCAGGAATTTTCCTGGTATCTTCAGGAATGCTTGTTACTACCAATTCATGCTTTTTCCAACTTCTGAAACAGTTAGCCCTTAAATGTGAAGCCTAAACAATCCTTatcaagtctctctctctcatattttGGGCCCCATGACAAAAACTCTAATTGGGCACCCTCTGCCCAGCTGTTACCTATTTTTTTCGGGGGCCCTGTCAGTCATCGGCCTTTGGAATTTTCCTAACTGTTCCCCCCTATACGGCGCCCctgtatatatatctatatccaTATATAttcacccatcagccataacattatgaccactgacaggttaagtgaataacactgataatctcattaatCTCTTGAGAATgggaactggaccacggagcaatggaagaaggtggcctggtctgatgaatcacgtttccgttttacatcacatggatggccaggtgcatgtgcgttgcttacctggaaaacacatggcaccaggatgcactatggaatggaggcaagccggcagaagcagtgtgatgctttgggcaatgttctgctgggaaaacttgggtcctgccattcatgtggatgttactttgacacgtaccacctacctaagcatttttgcagaccatgtgcaccctttaatGGCAacaatattccctgatggcattggcctctgcCACAAaggccctgccacaaagcaacaatggttcaggaatagtgtgaggaacacaacaacgagttcgaGGTGTTGACTggatctcaatccaatccagCATCAGTGAGATGTGCTGGATAAACAAGTCCGATGCATGGAGGCCCCACattcgcaacttacaggacttaatggatctgctgctaatgtcttggtgccagataccacagcacaccttcagaggtctagtgaagTCCATGCTTCGACGGGTCTTCAATACTGAGAACTTGGGATATTTCtaaatatcaacaaaaatatatatttaaataagttTAACTATCTATAttctgtcccaattttttttttataagtatAATTCCATGCATTCAATAAGAGTCTCCTAAGGTAtgatattttagtattttattggAATTACCGATGCACACTGCACAACATACAATTCaaaatcatacccattgttgcgcAACACATAAAAACGACTATATCCAAaaccatttattttctcttcacTGCTCCCATCATGCTgtagtgtttttttatgttagcAGATTTTATCGCTAACTTGATCTCCCGCAGTCATAGCTATATTTAATACCAAGTTTTTCGCATCTTCTGTTTTGGACCTGGGAATGTGAAAACACCTCTGGTTTGTTGCCTTTGCAGCACCTGACATCACTACTGGGCAGCTGTCCACATGAACCAGAACTAGGATCTACAGAACTTAACAGTAAACTGAGATGTCAAGAAAGCAACTCAACTTTATCATGGCTAGACCTCTGCCTATTCAAGCAACAACTCTTTTGTTTTGAACATATCTTGCAATCTAGAGCTGCATGACAAATTTGGCTCATCAAGTCAGCTAACTAACCACTCCTCGGAAATCTAAGTATTTACTACCTCAGATGTCAAATACAAAGTGACAAGGACTTTAACTTGTATGTAAGCAAGGCTATCGTGAGTGTAGCTTCTGATGTCTTTTTAACGCTGAAGCAAAACCAAACTTTTTGTCACACTCGTTGCAGgcataaggtttctctccagtgtgcacTTTCTGGTGATCTCGAAGGTGTATTTTTTGACGAAACTGCTTCTCACACAAAGAGCAGctgtaaggcttctctcctgtgtgtgttctcatgtGTCTTTCCAGCGCAGATACACTTTGACAATCTTTGCCACACACTGAACAGCTGTAGGGGCTCTTAGCTCTGACATTCTCCTGCCGTTGTCCTTGTTCTCCGGGTGTGCAGGGAGTCGTTTTACTGTCAGGGCAGTTGTCTGGACTCTCTGTTGCGGGAAAGCGATATTATGGATAGATTTTAATAACACTATACCCTGATGTGTCACAtttaccaaaaaagtgttaGGCTAAAGCATTAGCAAGGCTTCCCAATTAAAGCAGTGCTCTAGGTCACTATGTAGTTTTCATACTTGTTAATTTAAAGCCGCTGCTAAATTGAGAAACCACTCTATAAAACTGTTCATCTTGTTAACCAGCTGCTCTTTTAAGAACAAAACAAACTGCAACTTGTCCCAAACAAATTGGTCAAGGGTGTGGATAAAAGACGGTGCAAAGTTCTCCTGTCCTGCCACTAAGACCTGCGTGGCTTCTTGGGGTTGGCTGGTTACTATTGTCAATTTATGCCTCGTTTTTCATTGGTGGCTTCTCACCTGTCTGTTGCCACCAAAAAGGGCCAGTTGGCCCTTTTTGGTGGCAACGGAGGATGCATTCCAAACCCTAAAAAGGGCACCGATTCCTTTCTAAGATCTTCAGGTTGATAAGACGGCTCTGGTGAAGATAGTGTAGAGCTAAATGGACAGGCTAAAATCCATGACATGCAACTACATTTCATTGGATAATGCTTACACTTAACTTTCATTATGTTCTGTTTGCATGTGCGACTTCTGACTAATTAACAGCGTTGGTTTCTGATCTGAAGCTGAAATTCACTAAAATgatgtaaacatttttttaacaGAATAACCCCCTTTAAACTCACCAAAAGCTGGatcgtcct
Above is a window of Esox lucius isolate fEsoLuc1 chromosome 9, fEsoLuc1.pri, whole genome shotgun sequence DNA encoding:
- the LOC105029853 gene encoding zinc finger protein 585A-like isoform X4 → MNEDSADPPNPPLSCFTDSNHPKSLVSDCNYSGLNNCSEIPRFNIMVKEEPEDVDDTGESPDFSSSGEALTEPEYRENQHSKQPWVGRSKAHPSNGSRPMRTHTQSEKVPPMCSVCGKAFAYPSKLKRHLRTHTGEKPYQCSVCSKHFSEKKNLQRHQKEHTGEKPFCCSVCGKRFTEAATLNSHLRIHTGEKPHSCSTCGKQFRLIGDRNRHQKGHTRPFSCSVCKKCFTQVKTLNRHIWIHTGEKLHSCSLCGMLFREKGDLNGHQKLHSGEKRFSCSLCGNSFLSSSYLIEHQRTHEGKAQSVELGSQHQVSVAEEESGLSPVPEVRVKEEQEDPAFAERVDHCSNNEASPPTSGELEQHQENHTVEKPYLCMLCGKQFSVKGNLIKHQRRHTGGKLYPCADSGKCFSFVSVLKRHSLSHTGKKPYSCPLSGKHFTTQNLSNHKQTKTGQKRYSCSLCGTTFLKYMAYWRHKRFHTKLNFRDHEQLCTRRKPYSFSLCGMTFSKYMIYWRHKWLRIEESPHSCSVCGKQFCEKDALKKHQKNHAGEKSYSCHICGKSFNFANVLSQHLLTHSEKKPYSCSVCERGFAKAETLSSHFRTHSVEKPHSCSVCGKSFARAQNLRSHLRTHTGEKPHSCSVCGKSFARVQNLKSHLRTHTGEKPHSCSLCGESFARAQSLSSHLLKHTGEKPHSCTVCGKQFAEKGALNKHQKVHTGEKPFSCSVCGKCFSSSSYRNQHQRMHTGVSKAAGQESLQQVSFGESGLSLVLDIKVKGEEEGPAIAERKDHCSDHIESPSTSGECGQRQDILTAKSTFCCSVCGRDCQKLSALLIHMRIHTGEKPYTCSLCEKQFRQKIHLRDHQKVHTGEKPYACPKCDKRFGFASALKRHQKLHTR
- the LOC105029853 gene encoding zinc finger protein 585A-like isoform X3, whose product is MLPNSNNQLLAQRPHRLLSGDSADPPNPPLSCFTDSNHPKSLVSDCNYSGLNNCSEIPRFNIMVKEEPEDVDDTGESPDFSSSGEALTEPEYRENQHSKQPWVGRSKAHPSNGSRPMRTHTQSEKVPPMCSVCGKAFAYPSKLKRHLRTHTGEKPYQCSVCSKHFSEKKNLQRHQKEHTGEKPFCCSVCGKRFTEAATLNSHLRIHTGEKPHSCSTCGKQFRLIGDRNRHQKGHTRPFSCSVCKKCFTQVKTLNRHIWIHTGEKLHSCSLCGMLFREKGDLNGHQKLHSGEKRFSCSLCGNSFLSSSYLIEHQRTHEGKAQSVELGSQHQVSVAEEESGLSPVPEVRVKEEQEDPAFERVDHCSNNEASPPTSGELEQHQENHTVEKPYLCMLCGKQFSVKGNLIKHQRRHTGGKLYPCADSGKCFSFVSVLKRHSLSHTGKKPYSCPLSGKHFTTQNLSNHKQTKTGQKRYSCSLCGTTFLKYMAYWRHKRFHTKLNFRDHEQLCTRRKPYSFSLCGMTFSKYMIYWRHKWLRIEESPHSCSVCGKQFCEKDALKKHQKNHAGEKSYSCHICGKSFNFANVLSQHLLTHSEKKPYSCSVCERGFAKAETLSSHFRTHSVEKPHSCSVCGKSFARAQNLRSHLRTHTGEKPHSCSVCGKSFARVQNLKSHLRTHTGEKPHSCSLCGESFARAQSLSSHLLKHTGEKPHSCTVCGKQFAEKGALNKHQKVHTGEKPFSCSVCGKCFSSSSYRNQHQRMHTGVSKAAGQESLQQVSFGESGLSLVLDIKVKGEEEGPAIAERKDHCSDHIESPSTSGECGQRQDILTAKSTFCCSVCGRDCQKLSALLIHMRIHTGEKPYTCSLCEKQFRQKIHLRDHQKVHTGEKPYACPKCDKRFGFASALKRHQKLHTR
- the LOC105029853 gene encoding zinc finger protein 585A-like isoform X2, whose protein sequence is MLPNSNNQLLAQRPHRLLSGDSADPPNPPLSCFTDSNHPKSLVSDCNYSGLNNCSEIPRFNIMVKEEPEDVDDTGESPDFSSSGEALTEPEYRENQHSKQPWVGRSKAHPSNGSRPMRTHTQSEKVPPMCSVCGKAFAYPSKLKRHLRTHTGEKPYQCSVCSKHFSEKKNLQRHQKEHTGEKPFCCSVCGKRFTEAATLNSHLRIHTGEKPHSCSTCGKQFRLIGDRNRHQKGHTRPFSCSVCKKCFTQVKTLNRHIWIHTGEKLHSCSLCGMLFREKGDLNGHQKLHSGEKRFSCSLCGNSFLSSSYLIEHQRTHEGKAQSVELGSQHQVSVAEEESGLSPVPEVRVKEEQEDPAFAERVDHCSNNEASPPTSGELEQHQENHTVEKPYLCMLCGKQFSVKGNLIKHQRRHTGGKLYPCADSGKCFSFVSVLKRHSLSHTGKKPYSCPLSGKHFTTQNLSNHKQTKTGQKRYSCSLCGTTFLKYMAYWRHKRFHTKLNFRDHEQLCTRRKPYSFSLCGMTFSKYMIYWRHKWLRIEESPHSCSVCGKQFCEKDALKKHQKNHAGEKSYSCHICGKSFNFANVLSQHLLTHSEKKPYSCSVCERGFAKAETLSSHFRTHSVEKPHSCSVCGKSFARAQNLRSHLRTHTGEKPHSCSVCGKSFARVQNLKSHLRTHTGEKPHSCSLCGESFARAQSLSSHLLKHTGEKPHSCTVCGKQFAEKGALNKHQKVHTGEKPFSCSVCGKCFSSSSYRNQHQRMHTGVSKAAGQESLQQVSFGESGLSLVLDIKVKGEEEGPAIERKDHCSDHIESPSTSGECGQRQDILTAKSTFCCSVCGRDCQKLSALLIHMRIHTGEKPYTCSLCEKQFRQKIHLRDHQKVHTGEKPYACPKCDKRFGFASALKRHQKLHTR
- the LOC105029853 gene encoding zinc finger protein 585A-like isoform X1 — protein: MLPNSNNQLLAQRPHRLLSGDSADPPNPPLSCFTDSNHPKSLVSDCNYSGLNNCSEIPRFNIMVKEEPEDVDDTGESPDFSSSGEALTEPEYRENQHSKQPWVGRSKAHPSNGSRPMRTHTQSEKVPPMCSVCGKAFAYPSKLKRHLRTHTGEKPYQCSVCSKHFSEKKNLQRHQKEHTGEKPFCCSVCGKRFTEAATLNSHLRIHTGEKPHSCSTCGKQFRLIGDRNRHQKGHTRPFSCSVCKKCFTQVKTLNRHIWIHTGEKLHSCSLCGMLFREKGDLNGHQKLHSGEKRFSCSLCGNSFLSSSYLIEHQRTHEGKAQSVELGSQHQVSVAEEESGLSPVPEVRVKEEQEDPAFAERVDHCSNNEASPPTSGELEQHQENHTVEKPYLCMLCGKQFSVKGNLIKHQRRHTGGKLYPCADSGKCFSFVSVLKRHSLSHTGKKPYSCPLSGKHFTTQNLSNHKQTKTGQKRYSCSLCGTTFLKYMAYWRHKRFHTKLNFRDHEQLCTRRKPYSFSLCGMTFSKYMIYWRHKWLRIEESPHSCSVCGKQFCEKDALKKHQKNHAGEKSYSCHICGKSFNFANVLSQHLLTHSEKKPYSCSVCERGFAKAETLSSHFRTHSVEKPHSCSVCGKSFARAQNLRSHLRTHTGEKPHSCSVCGKSFARVQNLKSHLRTHTGEKPHSCSLCGESFARAQSLSSHLLKHTGEKPHSCTVCGKQFAEKGALNKHQKVHTGEKPFSCSVCGKCFSSSSYRNQHQRMHTGVSKAAGQESLQQVSFGESGLSLVLDIKVKGEEEGPAIAERKDHCSDHIESPSTSGECGQRQDILTAKSTFCCSVCGRDCQKLSALLIHMRIHTGEKPYTCSLCEKQFRQKIHLRDHQKVHTGEKPYACPKCDKRFGFASALKRHQKLHTR